The genome window AAATCTTCTTGATGGCTTCCACCTAGAAAAGAAACCCCATCAGGCCAACATCAAAGTTAGGTACCATATATTACCATAGTGTGTTCCATACTGACACTGTTAtgaataaatttcaaatatagaAAACAACCAAACCTTTTTTGGCACATATagttttcatcattttattctGTCTGAAATGATACTCTTTTTTACTTCCTTATTtgacatgtaattttttaaagcaATACATTtcgatagagaaaaaaatttacctgCTCAGTTAAAAACTCGTTTTCAACAAAATCTGCCAACTGCACATCCTTGTTCCGATCAGCCACCTGTCGATCAAGTCAAGTGCTTGAATCAAAATTTTGCACTTGCTTTGGgttaaacaaagcaaatgaAGTGCACTACTCAAACAAAGCAAAGAACAAGGACAAAGGAGAGATGGATTACACTGTATAAGTTGAGGAGTTTCTCATTTGTAAGTTTCTCCAAAGACAATGCAAGCTCCATAGCTGAACCAAGAAAAAGGATAACATTAGTGCTGACTAATGTTTGGATTCAGAAATTCCGTGGTTTGTTTGGATAGAGGTATTTAGAGAGAAGGATTTGTATTTCAATATATAGTCTGAATGTTCCATTGATGAAATTAAACAgaatattttatctttattttattattattatttttttataagtataatttttgagctttattaaatatatagatTTGAAATGACTAGGATAagatattatttcaaattttgaaattcaaataactGGTAGATTTGAAATGATCAAGATAACATGTcgattcaaattttgaaattcatacATCACAAGTGCTTTTTGTTTGtgcaaaaatttccaaaactcaAACCATCTTGTAATAAAGTTATATCAAGCAATATATACTTgctatttttcttcaaatcccTTGCTTTTAAATCATCAAATTCAAACACAACCAAAATGTATTTATGCTACATACTCATGGAAGCTTTATGGTAAATGTAGTCACTTATATGTTTATAAACTCCATCCATTTCTATTTTCTAACAAGCATATACTCTTAAGAGATGCAGCAATGAAAAACCAGATATTATAGACAAACTCATACAAAGCAAACATGTAGGACCAGTGGTTCAAGACCAATGTTACAGTACACATATTGGATGccaaaagttctttttttaacCTCAATATATCAAAATGTGTAATTAAAAGTACAGTTAACATGAAATTTATAAGATAGGCCAATGAAGCTATACCATATAAGGCATCTCCCTTCTCTGCATGATCAAATTCAGATAAAGGCATTACTATAGACTGCAGCCTCACTCTTCCACCCCGTTTGTTCTGAGGATttcccaaacaaaacaaaaccacaagTCAGATTTaacccaataaataaataaaaataagtacaaAATCACAACGTATTAAAAACAATAAGTCAAAAACCTGATATTCCATGAATTTCTCAGCATGATCCCTTTCTTCTACACTGGATTCCTTGAAAAACCTGTTTACAAAAAACCCATGAGCCATaaattttacacaaatttgcaacagaaaaatgttataaaaaatgaaaattgaatgaTTTAATTTTACAAGCTTACTTGGCAATACCCTTCAGCGCAACGTTGTCCCTATCAAAGTAGGCAAACATGGCATGGTAGACATACGAAACATTGTATTCCACACTGTCATTTTGACAACAAGAAACGAAttgaaatcaaaaacccaaCACAGAAAAATAACCACAAAGTCACAAACTTTCAGActgaacaaaaaagaaacaattttgaaaaaaataaaaaagacccACTTGATCTGTTCGTTAATCGCGGCCTCACATTCATCCGAATATTTCTGGCGAGCGAGAGAGAGTTGTGGAACAGTGGGAACAAGATCGAGCTCTTTCTTAACCTCTTCAAAGGGCTCAAACACCACACCGATCAGAGGCTTGCTATTCGCACCACCCTTTGAAGCAGAGACCACAAAATTGGTGTCTCTTTTGGCTGGAGAGAAACGCAGGCTCGAAGAAGCCAGAGCAGCCGAAGAGTTCAGAGGAGAAAATGAAAACGAAGATGGCTGTGGCAGAGGAGAAGACAGAGTTTCCACATGTGGGTTCAAGAGAGAACACGATGGAACACTCTTGAGAAGCATGATTtcgaagagaaagagagagaaaaacagagTGAAACAGAGGAAAGGAAATGAAAGAGTTTGTGAGTGTTGAATTTGTGGTGAAGAGGCGAAGACGGATAGGGCATGTGGTGGGCATGAGTGAGGGTTATAAGGGCAGGGAAAGATTGATGTGGGCCATTGGATGGGGTGACAAGTGGACGGATGAGATTGAGAGTTAGATATGGGCGCGTGTTGTACTCGTGGCCAAGCTGGTTGGTTGTGTACTTTGTGTCATGCCATTATTGTTGTCGTCTAGAATCCGAAGGAAACATCGGGAATTCTGGTGTCCAGATGCAGAGATCAGAGAATGGTGGGATATTGTTGCCAAAtgcagttttattttttgggtttcaaattttgtattcatgATCTGTCTGTTGCAAGCTCTCTGTTTCTTTGGATAACTTTCAAGAAGTTTGATAGCGACCAAAAGATTGGACAGAAAGGTTGggaatctttttttatttttcccctattttaagttttgtttggtttcgAATTGACTATACTTGCCAGGTGTCATACAACTTAAAAatatgatgattgttttttGGATAATTGCTTTTTATTATTCGTCcaaacttttaattaatttgtaacATAGGAGAGGTTGGAAGCCCAAAACCTGTAGACTATAGTATTTGtttcataattattgttttttttttaatctttaagcTAAAACTTcaattggtgtttttttttttttttttgaagatcaattggtttttggtgtatgTAAGACTTAAACCCAATTTTAATCCACTAAGTAATTGCTAATAACACAATCTATtgtaattgaaataatattatttttacataggTTCGCTATTGACATCATGTTTTATTGtgtgaaaattgttaaaaatattacaaattggGCCTGGATGCTTTTAGGAAATTTGTTAATGAacaatattaagaaaattttaagttgctattttcttttcgcataaaaaagtttctaaaaataattgttaaacCAATACTCTAAAAACATTTGTTTACTTTTTCggtacaaattttactatacaacttttacaaattaatgtgatAATAAGTGATTGTTTGGATAGCGCGTCTAGCGTCCAACGTTTTTTTGATGGGTTCTGTGCATTGTTCACGGGACTcgcaagtacttttttttttacaaaaacaactttaaaactgggtcttacagtactattcacacatttaaaaattattttgttacaatatttttatttttcagtaataagcggtatccaaacagaccctaagtatgattgatgaatttcaaaaacataataaatgattttttttttttttttttttttgtgactaACGACACACtggtttgtaaattttattgcGTAAAATTTATAAGGGTTACGTTGATGAGTAATTTTAaggtaattgttaataaaacatgttaggaaagtttttatatcacttttatgacaaattgaaaaagctgtcaaaacattgattgtttttttctttttctaaaatgattcacTAATAAATACCCTTAAGGCATTTGTTAGCATTTCCAAATTTATAATTACCTAGCATCATTTTTACTATGCACCAACAGAACAGGGTGTGTTCTtaacttttcttaaaaaaaaaaaaaagaaaaaaaaaagaaaagaacagagTGTGTTAAtagttattaaataaattgagaaaaatattatatttctaGGCTTATTGGTATGGAGCGTGGATATTTGCGTTGGATGCTCAACTCTTGAGAGATTTGGGAAAGGTAATTCATTAATTACCTTGGTATTATTATGTTTCTATTTCCTAGAAAGTTAAGTAACGAACTAACaaattactataaaaaattaatgacaaatttttttgtgcTCATATGGTAAATTTTGAATGGAGTTTTCCATGTTAGATTAGgggaaatttttcttcaaaaaaaaaaagattaggaGAAATTTTAAGAGAAGAAACACATAGTCAAATACCTTTTAATGATGCAGTTCATAAATTCAATTGGATTTTCAGTAACTAGTCACGCATGTTACATGTAGTTAGCTTCACGCTTTTTGTCCTTTGCCTTGAGCCATAGTACGAAACTTAGATTTACATCATAGCAAATTGGCAACCATCTATGTTTAATGTGACAATGTCAAATGGCCTTTGGTTTGAATGAAATTATATCCTTAAAAGCTGGAAATAATGTTGAGTTCCCGATTTAGAACTTGGTCACAATCATTGTACTAGAAGGGAGTCCTTCTATAGCACGGAACAACACTAAAAGCTAAAAGGGTTGGCATTGAGATTAATCTTTGTTGATGTGGGAAAGGAAGCACCACTgtaaaaaactagttttttcttcttatatgaagagACACCAATGGGGACAGTTTGGCATACAAGTGAGTGAGGGTATGACAAATCAGGTGAAGATTGTGGCCTATGCACCTTGAACTGTGATTTTCCTCCAAAATTAGCATTCTGGACATggagtattttatattttttttggttgataaaagGACATGGAGTATTCGATTGATTGAATGGTtgcaaatatttcttttatcatAATTCTCTTTggaatctttttaatttttttattaacaaggTATCCAAAGTTGAAAATCTCAAATAATCTTCAAAGTCTATCAGTTGTTTATGTTAAAATATTCGTGTGTGAATGGGGTGACTAGTAAAATCGTAAAGTCTTGTATTGGTTAAGCTTTCAATTATAGAAAACTTGTTTAAAACTGGAAAATGCAAAATGATACCTGAATTTGGATTGAAAACTggtttcaaattcaatttttaaaaaactgtgTTCTAgtgttttgaaataaaaaacaaaaactatttaACCAAATAAGCCCATATAATAAAATTGAGCACAGACCATGGACTTGAAAATTGAGCACAGAACCATGGACTTGGGTTTTGGGTTTAGTGATGTATCCTATATATCtgtatatctatatctatattttttatatattattatataataataggtgaaactaagaaaaaatcaaattagaatttcaaattggagtttcaattttgcgccatgtgtcttaaattatttattcttaaagaattttatttcttaattttagaatcaaagtGGGACCACAATATAAATATTCAtacaagtgagttattaagtacaaaaaccaaagaatctagaataaatgaatcgtaaaaaaaaaagggggggcttcacaataatttttttaaaaaaggacaatttacattttatacctaataatatccttacaaaattttttaaaagagttaacaaaatataaaaatgactatcaatagtatttaaattatatatataggagctatattatgcatcttattgtatatttttaaatgtatctatgcatatgcataataaagcaattaacatgcaatgcaAAGATATGGTATCAAAGTAGAATACTAATGAAGAACCTtatcaatgaaaaaaaacaCTTTGATGAGGGAATAAATAATGTATTTTCAAGAATAATGATTTGGGCAAAACAGGTTCCAAATAGAAATTTATTATGATGCAaaacataccaaaaaaaaaaaaaaatcattacctCATAAAATCACACTCAACCCTAACACAATTATATTGATTTAACTCaaatttgatatgttttgacattaagatttgttttttttttttttttttggttgataaagaCATTAAGATTTGTCAACATGTCTAGAACCCTAACATCAATTATCATAATCTAAATTTAGTGATAACCAAATGTGGGGGCCGGTCAGTCACTAAAACtattaaagtcaagttaattgggcctgtggcccattcgaggaggcccatatcagaTTAAAGGGGTAACCAAACGAAGGGAAGAGGGAATATCATGAAAGGggagttcagtattcgtccgaggaaAAAACCCTACTCGGCATTACGAGTCTGAGGACGATCAAGACGCCATCACGTAACAAACATATCTTGGAGCTACGTCACCACTCAAGGTGGGATAAGAGGCCGAAGGTGGGAGAGAGAAAGGGCAAATAAATATCTACGgtaacagctgcctccgcattaattgcctcttaattaactctctggccgcattaatgtggaagtgatgcctgaacagtgatgaagcagccttacagctactagaaGGAGGTTCCAGAaagtgttagatgggacagaaaaAGATCCCCTGAacctaacctacacgtgtgtggtgaataTGGAATAAAGAGGGCGGTATATAACCTGAAAAGAGGGCATGCAGGAAAAAGATCGGAACATAGAGAAGAACAAAGAGAAGACTCAAGAAGAAAAcgtgaaaaacaaaagaactatatctatttcaaagaaaaaccgATTGTTATATCAACTCTGATCCATCTATAAATGTGAAGTTGAATCTTTTTGCTTCTAGAgaggttaatctagttcttgaacacccatactctacaaattatattgtttaagcctttttacgtgcgaacccaatatcattttagggtcgttacaaattgagtccttacaattggcgtcgtctgtgggaagagtTTGTATTAACTTAAGAGACTTCTGGTGCAACGTTTATGATGGAGGAAGCAAGTTCACATCACTATGCAGCAGGACCGCATCAGGAGGATGCCAACCCGCACCAGGCAGACTTAAGGGGCTCCCAGCATGGTGATCTCCATAAAAGTCCCGAACGGAGAAAAGACCATGAGGGGAATGTACGTACAACTCATACCACTAAAAGTCACTCtcgcgggaagagtcacgtctcCCACGCAAAGCATGACGGgaatctgcaacgtgagattgtcgatttgaagagagagttgcgccatgcCCGGC of Quercus lobata isolate SW786 chromosome 8, ValleyOak3.0 Primary Assembly, whole genome shotgun sequence contains these proteins:
- the LOC115955139 gene encoding ferritin-4, chloroplastic encodes the protein MLLKSVPSCSLLNPHVETLSSPLPQPSSFSFSPLNSSAALASSSLRFSPAKRDTNFVVSASKGGANSKPLIGVVFEPFEEVKKELDLVPTVPQLSLARQKYSDECEAAINEQINVEYNVSYVYHAMFAYFDRDNVALKGIAKFFKESSVEERDHAEKFMEYQNKRGGRVRLQSIVMPLSEFDHAEKGDALYAMELALSLEKLTNEKLLNLYSVADRNKDVQLADFVENEFLTEQVEAIKKISEYVAQLRRVGKGHGTWHFDQMLLDEA